One Terriglobia bacterium DNA window includes the following coding sequences:
- a CDS encoding DHHA1 domain-containing protein, which produces DPYLLEFDATIVETKPVGDRIGVVLDKTAFYPTSGGQPNDVGVINEAAVVDCIDEEDAGIVVHVVDRELQPGPAHCRIDAARRADHMQQHSGQHVLSQAFVELFQWPTVSFHLGAVTCTIDLPAEAISKEQAEKAEDLANRIVGDNRNVAVRYLTQENIADAGLRKPTERTGEIRVIDISGFDRSACGGTHVHMTGEIGPILITGLERAKKQTRVQFICGGRVLRYARQANRTLETISQAISAPPFETAGAVRTLWDEHQIARKRIEDLESRLMDHEAAAFPVENGLAIGAFKNRGIESLKVLAAKICARPGVVALLADEGDQLRVVFARSADGGADMNALLKKTLDRFGGRGGGRPNLAQGGGLVADSADAVLQFAAEQIRA; this is translated from the coding sequence CGATCCTTATCTGCTCGAATTCGATGCCACGATCGTCGAGACGAAACCGGTGGGCGATCGGATCGGAGTCGTGCTCGATAAGACCGCTTTCTATCCAACCTCGGGCGGCCAGCCGAACGACGTCGGTGTGATCAACGAGGCTGCGGTGGTGGACTGTATCGATGAAGAGGATGCCGGGATCGTCGTTCACGTTGTGGACCGGGAACTCCAACCCGGGCCCGCACACTGCCGCATCGATGCGGCGCGCCGGGCGGACCATATGCAGCAGCATTCGGGTCAGCATGTGCTGTCGCAGGCCTTCGTCGAGTTGTTCCAGTGGCCGACCGTCAGCTTTCATCTGGGCGCCGTGACCTGCACCATCGACCTGCCGGCCGAAGCGATCTCGAAAGAGCAGGCGGAAAAGGCGGAAGACCTGGCAAATCGCATCGTAGGTGATAACCGGAACGTCGCTGTCCGCTATCTCACGCAGGAGAACATCGCGGATGCCGGGCTGCGGAAGCCGACAGAGCGGACGGGCGAGATTCGCGTCATCGATATTTCCGGATTTGACCGCTCGGCCTGCGGCGGTACGCATGTGCACATGACCGGCGAAATTGGTCCGATCCTTATCACGGGCCTGGAACGCGCGAAGAAACAGACGCGGGTTCAGTTCATTTGTGGCGGCCGCGTGCTTCGTTACGCACGTCAGGCCAATCGGACGCTGGAAACGATCAGCCAGGCGATTTCCGCGCCTCCTTTTGAAACGGCCGGAGCCGTGCGGACGTTGTGGGATGAACATCAGATCGCGCGGAAAAGGATCGAGGATCTGGAATCGCGGCTCATGGACCACGAGGCGGCGGCATTTCCGGTGGAAAATGGCCTCGCGATCGGAGCGTTCAAAAACCGCGGTATCGAAAGCCTGAAGGTTCTAGCCGCAAAGATCTGTGCGCGGCCGGGCGTGGTTGCGCTTCTGGCTGACGAAGGGGATCAGTTGCGAGTCGTCTTCGCGCGCTCTGCGGACGGCGGCGCGGACATGAACGCCCTCCTGAAGAAAACGCTCGACCGCTTCGGCGGCCGCGGCGGCGGCCGCCCGAATCTTGCGCAGGGCGGCGGCCTGGTAGCGGATTCGGCGGATGCGGTGCTGCAGTTTGCCGCGGAGCAGATCCGCGCGTAA
- a CDS encoding YfhO family protein gives MRRTTETEEVFSYSDDSQIRKGRREGLFLLLAFGGFIALALGTNYPVLRGKVPFARDLVTQFPPWTGASYPDTTHHAEVGDSVTLFYPWRVFQEAALRRGEFPLWNPAILAGTPFLAEAQSALFYPIHLLLFLMYPPTFWTFNLLLNLALSGFFTVLFLRSIGASRSGAFAAGIIFSCCGFLAAWQSFSSLADTAIWLPCILWTVNRLCSRPSIGYMIVSAFAFAMPVLAGHPETALHVILMASAFAIWQCIAIGWKKGPAGRLLLWFTATGLLSLGLTAVQLLPTLEWIPLLPYSLALHWPPLQTRSILAFFSRDLLANPNSAGLLIPENAAYVAPIAFLLAPLSLFTRNRRSAWFLVLAGALGTCTVYGWWPVHSIVDHIPMLAGVRNGRMLLLVDFSLAGLAGLGITALESELSAITISRRWMWSAIAIPLAFAAACIWRIAISTGSVVPALRGPESTALFLILGFVLIALRITNALNARPFFCLLLLLLAVDLGTFRTGILPFARRSEIFPKAPTFDFFKAHADPYRFRVAALDSTYINNAEMIYGLAAVNGYDMTLVRFKNFLADLEEPATHTITLIAKSVANAPDRRMDLLNVKYLVGTPWNDSYAALNGRPDRFKLVFSDGPVSVFENLNVLPRSFFVPASKGSIEVQPDEQRELLRLKDPSFDPEKSVILQALPPSLAGAYTQNGVTVPDVPNAVSIVSGRTNGMDLAVENAQPGVLIVSQTFYPGWLAVVDGEETAVVPADYALVGIPLRPGAHTIKLEFRPLSFRIGLIISVLSILLAAGLLVGRTTALRRRRHRAAEEES, from the coding sequence ATGAGGAGAACGACAGAGACTGAAGAAGTATTTTCGTATTCAGACGACAGCCAGATCCGCAAAGGCCGTCGAGAGGGTCTGTTTCTCCTTCTGGCCTTTGGCGGATTTATCGCGCTTGCGCTGGGGACGAATTATCCCGTATTGCGCGGCAAGGTGCCCTTTGCAAGGGACTTGGTTACGCAATTTCCGCCTTGGACCGGCGCCTCTTATCCAGACACGACGCATCACGCAGAAGTCGGTGATTCCGTAACCCTTTTTTATCCGTGGCGGGTTTTCCAGGAAGCGGCTCTTCGTCGCGGCGAGTTTCCGCTTTGGAATCCTGCGATTCTTGCAGGGACGCCCTTTCTCGCTGAAGCCCAGTCGGCTTTGTTCTATCCGATTCATCTCCTTCTGTTTCTTATGTATCCGCCGACGTTCTGGACTTTCAACCTTCTGTTGAATCTGGCGTTGTCCGGATTTTTCACGGTTCTCTTTCTACGTTCGATTGGAGCTTCACGCAGCGGCGCATTTGCTGCAGGGATTATTTTTTCCTGCTGCGGTTTTCTCGCGGCGTGGCAGTCGTTCAGCTCCCTTGCGGACACGGCCATCTGGCTGCCGTGCATCCTTTGGACCGTAAACCGGTTATGCTCGAGACCGTCGATCGGATACATGATCGTAAGCGCGTTCGCCTTTGCAATGCCGGTGCTGGCCGGCCATCCCGAGACCGCTCTGCATGTGATACTCATGGCATCGGCGTTCGCGATCTGGCAGTGCATCGCGATCGGCTGGAAGAAGGGACCCGCGGGACGCCTTCTGCTGTGGTTTACCGCAACAGGATTGCTTTCGCTGGGTCTCACAGCCGTGCAATTGCTGCCCACACTGGAGTGGATTCCGCTTCTACCGTACAGCCTTGCGCTGCACTGGCCGCCGTTGCAAACCCGCTCGATCCTGGCGTTCTTTTCGCGGGACCTGCTCGCGAATCCAAATTCGGCAGGGCTGCTTATTCCCGAGAACGCGGCCTATGTGGCCCCGATTGCGTTCCTTCTAGCGCCGCTCTCGCTGTTTACACGGAACCGTCGTAGTGCCTGGTTCCTGGTGCTGGCAGGCGCCTTGGGCACTTGTACGGTTTACGGTTGGTGGCCCGTTCATTCGATCGTAGATCACATCCCTATGTTGGCGGGTGTAAGGAATGGACGCATGCTTCTGCTGGTGGACTTCAGTCTGGCCGGCCTCGCAGGACTGGGAATCACGGCTTTGGAGAGCGAACTCTCCGCAATTACGATCTCTCGAAGGTGGATGTGGAGTGCGATCGCTATTCCCCTGGCGTTTGCGGCCGCGTGTATCTGGAGGATAGCGATTTCAACAGGATCGGTTGTTCCGGCATTGCGTGGTCCCGAATCGACTGCGCTGTTCCTGATATTGGGATTCGTACTGATCGCACTGCGAATAACGAACGCGCTGAATGCGAGGCCGTTTTTTTGTCTTCTTCTGTTACTATTGGCCGTCGATCTGGGTACATTCCGCACCGGTATCCTGCCGTTTGCGCGCCGCAGCGAAATCTTTCCGAAGGCGCCCACGTTTGACTTTTTTAAAGCACACGCCGATCCATACCGCTTCCGGGTTGCCGCTCTCGACAGTACCTACATCAACAATGCAGAGATGATCTACGGGCTGGCAGCCGTAAATGGGTACGATATGACGCTCGTCCGGTTCAAGAATTTCCTGGCTGATCTTGAAGAGCCGGCCACCCATACCATAACTCTCATCGCAAAATCGGTCGCAAACGCCCCTGATCGCCGCATGGATCTCCTCAATGTCAAGTACCTTGTGGGAACGCCATGGAACGACAGTTATGCGGCCCTTAACGGTAGGCCGGACCGCTTCAAACTCGTGTTTTCCGATGGACCGGTGAGCGTTTTTGAAAACCTTAACGTACTGCCTCGCAGTTTCTTCGTGCCGGCCTCGAAGGGTTCCATCGAAGTTCAGCCTGACGAACAGCGGGAACTGCTCCGGTTAAAAGATCCCTCATTCGATCCGGAGAAATCCGTCATCTTGCAGGCCCTACCGCCAAGCCTCGCGGGAGCCTACACGCAGAACGGCGTTACCGTACCCGACGTTCCGAATGCCGTCTCCATTGTTTCCGGACGCACGAATGGGATGGACCTCGCTGTTGAGAATGCTCAACCGGGAGTTCTTATCGTCAGCCAAACGTTCTATCCCGGTTGGCTGGCTGTCGTCGATGGAGAGGAAACCGCAGTCGTTCCAGCGGACTATGCTCTCGTCGGTATTCCACTCCGCCCGGGGGCCCACACTATCAAGCTCGAATTCCGGCCGTTGAGTTTTCGGATTGGTCTGATCATTTCGGTTCTGTCAATTCTACTTGCAGCGGGATTGCTGGTTGGTCGAACGACTGCTCTGCGCCGGCGAAGGCACAGAGCAGCGGAAGAGGAAAGTTAG
- a CDS encoding class I SAM-dependent methyltransferase, with protein MTPKPATSAEYRQAPAPPAPTARKYIEYPGKDLDAMAFASNYRRWIMEMLMPFIGRRIVEVGAGTGSFSELFLATKPENLTVLEPSPNLHSRLTSHLPLLAPAGNLKLLQSTFTEALADGIGMKARSFDTAVYINVLEHIEEDEAELSSVFEALPSGGRILIFVPALSFLMSPMDREMGHFRRYSLQDLKTKCLSAGFSVPMARYFDVLGIVPWWIKFRLLKSTQLGPEAVRMHDRFVVPISRALENLATPPCGKNIILIGEKG; from the coding sequence ATGACACCGAAACCCGCAACCTCGGCAGAATACCGTCAGGCCCCCGCCCCTCCAGCACCAACTGCACGGAAATACATCGAGTATCCCGGTAAAGACCTCGATGCCATGGCCTTTGCGTCGAATTATCGGCGCTGGATCATGGAGATGCTTATGCCTTTTATCGGGCGGCGCATTGTCGAGGTGGGTGCCGGCACGGGTAGCTTTTCGGAGCTGTTTCTTGCAACGAAGCCGGAGAATCTGACCGTATTAGAGCCATCGCCCAATCTGCACTCCAGGCTGACCAGCCACCTTCCTCTCCTCGCTCCGGCAGGTAATCTGAAACTCCTCCAATCCACTTTTACGGAGGCATTGGCAGATGGAATTGGAATGAAAGCCCGTTCTTTCGACACGGCGGTTTACATCAATGTGCTCGAACACATCGAAGAAGACGAGGCTGAACTGAGTTCGGTCTTTGAGGCTCTTCCTTCCGGCGGCCGTATTTTGATCTTCGTGCCTGCCCTGTCGTTTCTGATGAGTCCGATGGATCGGGAAATGGGGCATTTTCGACGTTACAGCCTGCAGGATTTGAAGACGAAGTGCCTTTCTGCGGGATTTTCCGTCCCGATGGCACGTTATTTCGATGTCCTGGGGATTGTTCCATGGTGGATCAAGTTCCGTCTTCTGAAGTCAACACAGCTGGGGCCCGAAGCAGTCCGAATGCACGATCGATTTGTAGTCCCTATTTCGAGGGCCCTTGAAAATCTGGCGACCCCGCCGTGCGGCAAGAACATCATTCTGATCGGCGAAAAAGGGTAA